A region of Panicum virgatum strain AP13 chromosome 8N, P.virgatum_v5, whole genome shotgun sequence DNA encodes the following proteins:
- the LOC120684523 gene encoding uncharacterized protein LOC120684523: MCGKMEHNIHMEHKGLLGGEFKEGICGSIPKPPPSTSSRPSSMVVKKVCPREFIPPHIIAEAIATLHGLDLRWSGPITPSERQYVEQYVLAMYPQYSHGLIEDASCDKDDLDSTYYSGSTRTTSPEAGGERRRSSPVGSPSSSAAARPDMVDMVRLEPSRLLDILTKKSSFPGSFISIPEIQARNRVLRHCGLTDDEYLVLFAPTPRDAMMLVGESYPFFRSSYYMSILEEDGDCIRAFAAYKEAKVIAAPESWLDLRIKGSQLSQYFRRKSKHAPKGLFAYPAVSPAAAAASPPPSGGGGGARQQQQQPARYSLHWVSEAHRNAWHVLLDATALAVGEDRLPLSLHRPDFVLCTLGDTVMRAQQPPAAVAAAARVTCLLVRRRSFDTSQQPQKLP, translated from the exons ATGTGCGGAAAGATGGAGCACAACATCCACATGGAACACAAG GGCTTACTTGGTGGCGAATTCAAAGAGGGGATTTGCGGCTCAATTCCCAAACCTCCTCCTAGCACATCAAGCAGGCCAAGCAGCATGGTTGTCAAG AAGGTGTGCCCGCGGGAGTTCATCCCGCCGCACATCATCGCGGAGGCGATCGCGACGCTGCACGGGCTGGACCTGCGGTGGTCGGGGCCGATCACGCCCAGCGAGCGCCAGTACGTGGAGCAGTACGTGCTGGCCATGTACCCGCAGTACTCGCACGGGCTCATCGAGGACGCCAGCTGCGACAAGGACGACCTCGACTCCACCTACTACAGCGGCAGCACGAGGACGACGtcgccggaggccggcggcgagcggcggcggtcgtCGCCGGTggggtcgccgtcgtcgtcggcggcggcgaggccggacATGGTGGACATGGTCCGGCTTGAGCCGTCGCGGCTGCTGGACATCCTGACCAAGAAGTCGTCGTTCCCCGGGAGCTTCATCTCGATCCCGGAGATCCAGGCCAGGAACCGCGTGCTCCGCCACTGCGGCCTCACCGACGACGAGTACCTCGTGCTCTTCGCCCCCACGCCAAGGGACGCCATGATGCTG GTGGGCGAGAGCTACCCGTTCTTCCGGAGCAGCTACTACATGTCGATCCTGGAGGAGGACGGCGACTGCATCCGCGCGTTCGCGGCGTACAAGGAGGCCAAGGTCATCGCGGCGCCGGAGTCGTGGCTGGACCTCCGCATCAAGGGCTCCCAGCTCAGCCAGTACTTCCGGCGCAAGTCCAAGCACGCGCCCAAGGGCCTCTTCGCCTACCCGGCcgtctcccccgccgccgccgccgcttcaccccctccctccggcggcggcggcggcgcgcggcagcagcagcagcagccggcgcgGTACTCGCTGCACTGGGTCTCCGAGGCGCACCGCAACGCGTGGCACGTGCTCCTGGACGCCAccgcgctcgccgtcggcgaGGACCGCCTCCCGCTCTCGCTGCACCGCCCGGACTTCGTGCTGTGCACGCTCGGCGACACGGTCATGCGCGcgcagcagccgccggcggccgtggcggcggcggcgagggtgacCTGCCTGCTCGTCCGGAGGAGGTCCTTCGACACCTCGCAGCAGCCGCAGAAGCTGCCGTAG